A window of the Lolium perenne isolate Kyuss_39 chromosome 7, Kyuss_2.0, whole genome shotgun sequence genome harbors these coding sequences:
- the LOC127312816 gene encoding cytochrome c — protein MASFGDAPAGNAASGDKIFRTKCAQCHTVERGGAHKQGPNLSGLFGRQSGTTAGYSYSAGNKNAAVVWGESTLYDYLLNPKKYIPGTKMVFPGLKKPQERTDLIAYLKESTA, from the exons ATGGCTTCGTTCGGCGACGCCCCGGCCGGCAACGCGGCGAGCGGCGACAAGATCTTCCGGACCAAGTGCGCGCAGTGCCACACCGTCGAGCGCGGCGGCGCCCACAAGCAGGGGCCCAACCTCAGTGGTCTCTTCGGCCGCCAGTCCGGCACCACCGCCGGATACTCCTACTCCGCCGGCAACAAGAACGCGGCCGTCGTCTGGGGAGAATCAACACTCTACGACTACCTCCTCAACCCCAAgaag TACATCCCTGGTACGAAGATGGTGTTCCCGGGCCTCAAGAAGCCGCAGGAGCGCACCGACCTCATCGCATACCTCAAGGAATCCACCGCCTAA
- the LOC127316671 gene encoding uncharacterized protein, which yields MVAGGRTFGDSDSSKSTTAAAGHRKDAAEPGHRRGERCFINCFGGCCSIYLVVLLHLQPVKKEVERIYMTIRPACVQLLMMSWDRFWVFLSKAMFACRLTHPTLLRGLSLLEMTVSMWMICVDKWTGMAAWFLWLKNTNTLQEGEWCLLRHI from the exons ATGGTCGCTGGCGGAAGGACTTTTGGAGACAGCGATAGCTCGAAATCTACAACGGCAGCGGCTGGACAC AGGAAGGACGCTGCCGAACCTGGACACCGGCGGGGAGAACGCTGCTTTATCAACTGCTTCGGCGGCTGCTGCTCCATCTACTTGGTAGTGCTGCTGCATCTCCAGCCCGTGAAAAAG GAGGTTGAGAGGATCTACATGACAATCAGACCTGCCTGTGTTCAACTTCTTATG ATGTCTTGGGACAGATTTTGGGTGTTTCTAAGCAAAGCCATGTTTGCATGTCGACTAACACATCCGACATTGCTAAGAGGGTTATCACTCTTAGAGATGACAG TTTCAATGTGGATGATATGTGTGGACAAATGGACCGGCATGGCTGCCTGGTTTCTGTGGCTGAAGAATACAAATACA CTCCAGGAAGGTGAGTGGTGTTTGTTGCGACATATCTAG